Proteins encoded in a region of the Drosophila sechellia strain sech25 chromosome 2L, ASM438219v1, whole genome shotgun sequence genome:
- the LOC6617365 gene encoding carboxylesterase 1E, translating into MQSQLKRNTLLLLLVSVVILASCESGGDAHVRVKRIVGGKQSKAPPVDDPVIFARLFDRDARVEGFRNPSTGIYSFLGMHYAEPPVGPLRYSRPVYKRLAGDFNATKHGPPCIQPHPQFPQRIIGDEDCLLLNIYTPQMPDESTGLPVFVWIHPGGYRYGSAAQYDATPMAQRGAIVVAPQYRLGSLGIMGDGTKQFDGNLAMFDLAAALRWVTDYISYFGGNPKQVQAIGHGSGAASAMYLSMSPTSRSAGDVHGVVAMSGTALSQYAMDKEPVQSVQEVAKINGCPTGNELEIVNCLRSKSAEDIIKNDDKVQTERLAGRALVKGLTGNVGFQPHIESEDDGRALPSLIVGEPEQQLKSSNFSGIPLLTGVTKHETANSVTVETIEKVFGSAEQFLGSLSDSLNKLTSFLKIDKLTGQIAKPELPGLTSVLTPTLQDVWKVPQALNVDQVLSKVVESTTDVLFNLPAVLTTQVWSKLAPAFMYSFEYNGTKSKGINFLKGLPIVSETANDKPETVGHGDEIGYMFDANDIFGNPMEETRLTSAEDLKVRNNLIDLLVKFANKDKEEGGKSSIFQSVTGKATPFIKIDTKLETSNDFRFCELSVLGASLSPLSSTSCAGLGNLLGQLGNLGGGLGGTLGGVGGSLGGVGSKLGLGGNGGGGNRGIKPGGGGLGLGIL; encoded by the exons ATGCAATCTCAGCTGAAGCGGAACACTTTGCTGCTACTGCTAGTTTCTGTAGTGATCTTGGCCAGCTGCGAGTCTGGCGGTGATGCACACGTTCGGGTGAAGCGGATAGTGGGTGGCAAGCAGTCGAAGGCGCCGCCCGTCGATGATCCCGTGATCTTCGCGAGACTCTTCGATCGCGATGCGCGAGTGGAGGGATTCCGGAATCCCAGCACGGGCATCTACTCGTTCCTGGGAATGCACTACGCGGAGCCACCTGTTGGTCCCCTGAGATACTCCAGACCGGTGTACAAAAGGCTGGCTGGTGACTTCAATGCCACCAAGCATGGCCCACCTTGTATACAGCCGCATCCGCAGTTTCCCCAGAGGATTATCGGCGATGAGGATTGCCTGCTGCTGAACATATACACACCGCAAATGCCGGATGAGAGCACGGGGCTGCCAGTGTTCGTTTGGATCCACCCGGGTGGCTATCGATATGGATCGGCGGCTCAGTACGATGCCACGCCCATGGCCCAAAGGGGCGCAATCGTGGTGGCTCCTCAGTATCGCCTGGGATCACTGGGAATAATGGGGGATGGCACCAAGCAGTTCGATGGCAACCTGGCCATGTTCGACTTGGCCGCAGCTCTTCGTTGGGTCACCGATTACATCTCCTACTTCGGAGGCAATCCCAAGCAGGTCCAGGCCATAGGCCACGGATCCGGAGCAGCCAGTGCTATGTATCTATCGATGTCGCCGACATCGCGGAGTGCTGGCGATGTTCACGGAGTGGTGGCCATGTCGGGAACCGCTCTCTCTCAGTATGCCATGGACAAGGAACCTGTTCAGAGCGTCCAGGAAGTGGCCAAAATCAATGGCTGCCCCACAGGAAACGAGCTGGAAATCGTCAATTGCTTAAGGAGC AAAAGTGCTGAGGACATAATCAAGAACGATGATAAAGTTCAAACGGAGCGTTTGGCAGGACGTGCCCTGGTCAAAGGACTAACTGGAAACGTGGGCTTCCAGCCTCACATCGAAAGCGAGGACGATGGTAGGGCACTCCCCAGCTTGATAGTTGGAGAACCGGAGCAGCAGCTGAAGAGCAGTAACTTCTCGGGGATTCCCCTGCTCACTGGCGTCACCAAGCACGAGACAGCGAATTCCGTCACTGTGGAAACGATAGAAAAGGTCTTTGGATCGGCGGAGCAGTTCCTGGGATCTCTAAGTGATTCCCTAAACAAATTGACGAGTTTTCTGAAAATCGACAAGCTAACCGGTCAGATCGCCAAGCCGGAACTGCCGGGCCTCACGAGTGTCCTCACTCCCACTCTCCAGGACGTTTGGAAGGTGCCGCAGGCGCTGAATGTGGATCAAGTGCTGTCCAAGGTGGTGGAGTCCACGACCGACGTGCTGTTCAACCTTCCGGCTGTTCTGACCACCCAGGTTTGGTCCAAGCTAGCTCCAGCCTTCATGTACAGCTTCGAGTACAATGGCACCAAGTCGAAGGGAATAAACTTCCTGAAGGGTCTGCCTATCGTCTCGGAAACAGCCAACGATAAGCCGGAAACGGTGGGTCATGGTGATGAGATCGGCTACATGTTCGATGCAAATGACATATTCGGGAATCCCATGGAGGAGACTCGTTTGACCAGCGCCGAGGATCTCAAAGTGCGCAACAACCTCATCGATCTGTTGGTCAAGTTTGCCAATAAGGACAAGGAAGAAGGCGGAAAGAGTTCCATTTTCCAGAGTGTCACGGGAAAAGCCACGCCTTTTATCAAGATAGACACAAAACTGGAGACCTCCAATGATTTCCGCTTCTGCGAATTGTCCGTTCTGGGCGCTTCACTATCACCTCTGAGTTCCACCAGCTGTGCGGGATTGGGTAATTTGCTGGGCCAACTTGGAAACCTAGGAGGCGGATTGGGAGGAACCCTGGGAGGAGTGGGAGGCAGCCTGGGAGGAGTGGGCAGCAAACTGGGATTGGGTGGCAATGGAGGAGGTGGTAATCGGGGCATAAAACCGGGTGGTGGTGGTCTCGGTCTTGGAATTCTATAG